A genome region from Sphingomonas anseongensis includes the following:
- a CDS encoding DUF1206 domain-containing protein, with protein MPPQAATQIAGEVAYEGKFQWLTRLGFAARGLLYILIAVLVVRTGRTEDLTGALEYVGHGAGKFLLAGLAAGLATYGLWRLSDAALGTEHPGTEWKQLGKRAVAGGIGAIYIYLAFKAVRVILAGRSGAMGTEQQADTVLDLPGGELVLLGAAAILAIAACNQFYKALRCRFMRTLQEGASAKGWIKWMGRLGYAARGVIFFVVAWLIYRAAVDHKASEAGNLEKALDVLRGPFLLPIAAGLFLFGTFSLVEARYRAIHKPPVDGVKRKIEDKVTR; from the coding sequence ATGCCGCCGCAGGCCGCCACCCAGATTGCCGGGGAGGTCGCCTATGAAGGTAAGTTCCAGTGGCTGACGCGGCTCGGCTTTGCGGCCCGTGGACTGTTGTACATCCTCATCGCCGTCCTGGTCGTGAGGACCGGGCGGACCGAAGATCTCACTGGAGCCTTGGAATATGTAGGGCACGGAGCCGGCAAGTTCCTCCTTGCCGGCCTGGCAGCGGGCCTCGCCACCTACGGGCTATGGAGGCTCAGCGACGCTGCGCTCGGCACCGAGCATCCCGGGACTGAATGGAAGCAGCTCGGCAAGCGCGCTGTCGCCGGCGGCATCGGCGCGATCTACATTTATCTCGCGTTCAAGGCCGTTCGAGTGATCCTTGCCGGCCGCTCCGGCGCGATGGGCACCGAGCAACAGGCAGATACGGTGCTTGACTTGCCTGGCGGCGAGCTCGTGCTCCTGGGCGCGGCTGCGATCCTCGCGATCGCCGCCTGCAACCAGTTCTACAAGGCTTTGAGATGCAGGTTCATGCGCACGCTCCAGGAAGGGGCCAGCGCGAAGGGCTGGATCAAATGGATGGGCCGCCTCGGCTATGCCGCACGAGGCGTGATCTTCTTCGTCGTCGCCTGGCTGATCTATCGCGCCGCGGTTGATCACAAGGCCAGCGAGGCGGGCAATCTGGAAAAAGCGCTGGACGTGCTTCGCGGCCCATTCCTGCTGCCGATTGCAGCAGGGCTGTTCCTGTTCGGGACCTTCAGCCTGGTCGAGGCGCGCTACCGCGCGATCCACAAGCCGCCCGTCGACGGCGTGAAAAGGAAGATCGAAGACAAGGTCACCCGCTAG
- a CDS encoding pyridoxamine 5'-phosphate oxidase family protein, translated as MADDRDIEEQFWEALKDSPFVMLGIEGAREGATQPMTANFEDSDREAGRVYFFTANDHDFTRAMGQSNRAIGAFSGKDHGLFASLRGTLTVDNDRSTIDRLWNPIVAQWYEGKDDPKLALVRFEIDDAKIWLSDIGGFLKPAFNKLFGRKPEAGMKEKVAEVDF; from the coding sequence ATGGCCGACGACCGCGACATCGAAGAGCAGTTCTGGGAGGCTCTGAAGGACAGCCCCTTCGTGATGCTTGGCATCGAAGGCGCTCGCGAGGGCGCGACGCAGCCGATGACGGCGAACTTCGAAGATTCAGATCGCGAGGCTGGCCGGGTCTATTTCTTCACTGCCAACGACCATGACTTCACTCGCGCTATGGGCCAGTCGAACCGCGCCATCGGCGCTTTTTCCGGCAAGGACCACGGCCTGTTCGCGAGCCTTCGCGGGACCCTGACGGTCGACAACGATCGCTCCACGATCGACCGGCTGTGGAATCCGATCGTAGCTCAATGGTACGAAGGAAAAGACGACCCCAAGCTCGCGCTCGTCCGCTTCGAAATAGACGACGCGAAGATCTGGCTGAGCGACATCGGGGGGTTCCTGAAGCCCGCTTTCAACAAGCTGTTCGGCCGCAAGCCCGAAGCCGGGATGAAAGAGAAGGTCGCGGAGGTCGACTTCTAG
- a CDS encoding CocE/NonD family hydrolase: MNRILLRAAASILPLLAIAAAPPERVTPMTPDVVASYDAVLPQADFIRREAMVPMRDGTKLYTVIYMKKGVANAPILLSRTPYDAKGSTNRTSSLKVVDKLPIMYKEFVEDGYIIVQQDIRGLHNSEGTFVMNRPIVGPLNTTGIDESTDAYDAIDWLVKNVPESNGRVGTIGSSYLGFLTLASEINPHAALKAAVPQSPMVDGWMGDDWFHNGAFRVGGFDFGLSQSTGKADAGASLPVGTGDDYARYLEAGSMADFARKYRIENVPFVQKLMQNPAYTEFWSGQAVDKWMAAHPLTVPTMLEVGQWDQEDSYGGPAVYKALKDKYEGSGLLHLVIGPWRHSGANHYGYELGDLTFAGDTALQWRRDWLKPWLDHYLKGSADPKHPPVLTYATGIDKWEGSPRWPMGTPTPLFLTAGAGATFDRPAASGHDNYVSDPAKPVPYLPRPITGAQWKTWLVTDQRFVDGRTDVLSYTTAPLTKPVHIMGAPQVDLFAATSGTDSDWVVKLIDVYPNENPEGESQGSKRDMSGFQLPIGIEIFRGRYVDSFARPHALTPGKATEYRFGLPNVDHVFLPGHKIMVQVQSSLFPLYDRNPQTYVPNIFYAKSGDYRAATQTVFHGGTNASAVYLPIVP; encoded by the coding sequence ATGAACCGCATCCTCCTCCGCGCCGCCGCCTCCATCCTCCCGCTTCTCGCAATCGCCGCCGCTCCGCCCGAGCGCGTGACTCCGATGACCCCGGACGTCGTCGCTTCGTACGATGCCGTCCTTCCGCAGGCGGACTTCATCCGGCGCGAGGCGATGGTGCCGATGCGCGACGGGACCAAGCTCTACACAGTCATCTACATGAAAAAGGGCGTGGCCAACGCGCCGATCCTGCTGTCGCGGACGCCCTATGATGCGAAGGGGAGCACCAACCGCACGTCCAGCCTCAAGGTCGTCGACAAGCTTCCCATCATGTACAAGGAGTTCGTCGAGGACGGTTACATCATCGTCCAACAGGACATCCGCGGACTCCACAACTCAGAAGGCACGTTCGTGATGAACCGGCCGATCGTCGGGCCGCTCAACACCACCGGCATTGACGAGAGCACCGATGCTTATGACGCGATCGACTGGCTGGTGAAGAACGTGCCGGAATCCAACGGCCGCGTCGGCACCATCGGCTCCTCCTATCTCGGCTTCCTCACTCTGGCGTCGGAGATCAACCCGCACGCTGCGCTGAAGGCGGCCGTTCCACAGAGCCCGATGGTAGACGGCTGGATGGGCGACGACTGGTTCCACAACGGGGCCTTCAGGGTCGGCGGCTTCGACTTCGGCCTGTCGCAAAGCACGGGCAAGGCAGACGCCGGCGCAAGCCTGCCGGTCGGCACGGGCGACGATTACGCGCGCTACCTCGAAGCCGGATCGATGGCCGACTTCGCGCGCAAGTACCGGATCGAGAACGTCCCCTTCGTCCAAAAGTTGATGCAGAACCCGGCCTATACGGAATTCTGGTCCGGTCAGGCGGTCGACAAGTGGATGGCGGCGCATCCGCTGACGGTTCCGACGATGCTCGAGGTCGGCCAGTGGGACCAGGAGGACAGTTACGGAGGCCCCGCGGTCTACAAGGCGCTCAAGGACAAATATGAAGGCAGCGGCCTTCTCCACCTGGTCATCGGCCCGTGGCGCCATTCGGGTGCGAACCATTACGGCTATGAGCTGGGCGACCTGACTTTCGCCGGCGACACCGCGTTGCAATGGCGGCGCGATTGGCTGAAGCCCTGGCTGGACCATTATTTGAAGGGCTCGGCCGACCCGAAGCACCCTCCCGTGCTTACCTATGCGACTGGCATCGACAAATGGGAGGGTTCGCCGCGGTGGCCGATGGGAACGCCGACTCCGCTGTTCCTGACGGCCGGCGCCGGAGCGACCTTCGATCGCCCCGCGGCGAGCGGTCACGACAATTATGTATCGGACCCCGCCAAGCCCGTTCCCTACCTTCCTCGGCCCATCACCGGCGCGCAATGGAAGACATGGCTCGTCACCGATCAGCGCTTCGTCGACGGGCGCACTGACGTGCTCAGTTATACCACCGCGCCGCTGACCAAGCCGGTGCACATCATGGGCGCGCCGCAGGTCGACCTGTTCGCGGCGACGAGCGGCACGGACAGCGACTGGGTGGTCAAGCTGATCGACGTCTATCCCAACGAGAATCCCGAAGGTGAGTCACAAGGCTCGAAGCGCGACATGTCGGGCTTCCAGCTTCCGATCGGGATCGAGATCTTCCGCGGCCGCTACGTCGACAGCTTCGCCCGGCCGCACGCGCTGACGCCCGGCAAGGCCACCGAATATCGCTTCGGCCTTCCGAACGTCGATCACGTCTTCCTGCCCGGGCACAAGATCATGGTGCAGGTGCAGTCGAGCCTGTTCCCGCTCTACGACCGCAACCCGCAGACGTACGTCCCGAACATCTTCTATGCGAAGTCGGGCGACTATCGCGCGGCTACGCAGACCGTCTTCCACGGCGGCACCAATGCAAGCGCCGTCTACCTGCCCATCGTGCCCTGA
- a CDS encoding TonB-dependent receptor: MSRPLLYSLTAILACAAVPAHAADGAKDAAVDASAEEGTPIVVVGEHVKYGVKSTSTATKTNTDVKDIPQAMTTVTAQQIEDQQLRSVGDLLLFVPGASYNAGEGNRDTIVLRGNSSTADFFVDGVRDDVQYFRDFYNVDRVEVLKGPNAMIFGRGGGGGIVNRVMKKPSLAAYRAFTASADNWGDLRFTGDVDVPLSGNVGLRLNGLFEDGDSFRRHVDLQRYGFNPTVAVVSGNTRIDLSYEHFHDRRTADRGVPADGHEPIRGFTRTFFGNPDVSFAKANVDLATIAVEHDFGNGLTLRNHTSLGDYKKFYQNAYGSGFNAATGLVTLSAYNNRNNRTNLFSQTDLVWDNRLGGIDQTLLVGFEVGRERSRNRRNTGTFVGGNTTPITDPTVDRPVIFAPDADDADNRVKVTVAAAYVQDQIRPAEWLEIVAGLRFDSFKVAVDDFRAGGTVSRRDDLWSPRLGLVLKPQRNLSFYASYSRSYLPQSGDQFSSLDPQRAALKPERFDNYEVGAKWEILDGLLATAALYQLDRSNTRASDPLDPTRTVLTGMQRSRGLELGLERSVTSRWLMSAGYALQKAKITETTVSAPAGREVPLVPRHSFSLWNRYEVTNALGVGLGVIARSKSYASISNNVRLPGYARIDAAAFYRLPYGLEAQLNVENILGAHYFPTASNDNNIAPGAPRTVKLSLGYRF, translated from the coding sequence ATGTCTCGTCCGTTGCTCTATTCGCTTACCGCCATCCTCGCCTGTGCCGCCGTCCCTGCCCATGCTGCGGACGGGGCTAAGGATGCGGCGGTCGACGCGTCCGCAGAAGAAGGGACGCCGATCGTCGTGGTCGGCGAGCACGTCAAATATGGCGTGAAGTCGACGAGCACGGCGACCAAGACGAACACCGACGTAAAGGACATTCCCCAGGCGATGACGACGGTCACCGCCCAGCAGATCGAGGACCAGCAGCTTCGCTCGGTCGGCGACCTGCTGCTGTTCGTTCCCGGCGCGTCCTACAATGCGGGCGAAGGCAATCGCGACACGATCGTTCTTCGCGGAAACAGTAGCACCGCGGACTTCTTCGTCGACGGCGTGCGCGATGACGTCCAGTATTTCCGCGACTTCTACAACGTCGACCGCGTCGAAGTGCTCAAAGGCCCCAATGCGATGATCTTCGGCCGCGGAGGCGGCGGCGGAATCGTCAATCGGGTCATGAAGAAGCCGAGCCTGGCCGCCTATCGCGCCTTCACCGCCTCGGCGGACAATTGGGGCGACCTGCGTTTCACCGGCGATGTCGATGTGCCGCTAAGCGGCAATGTCGGCCTGCGCCTCAACGGCTTGTTCGAGGATGGCGACAGCTTCCGTCGCCACGTCGACCTGCAGCGCTACGGCTTCAATCCCACGGTTGCAGTGGTCAGCGGCAACACCCGGATCGACCTGTCCTATGAGCATTTCCACGATCGCCGGACGGCCGACCGTGGAGTTCCGGCCGACGGCCACGAACCGATCCGGGGATTCACCCGAACCTTCTTCGGCAATCCGGACGTCAGCTTCGCGAAGGCCAATGTGGATCTCGCCACGATCGCGGTGGAGCATGACTTCGGCAACGGCTTGACCCTGCGCAACCACACTTCGCTCGGCGACTATAAGAAGTTTTACCAAAACGCCTACGGAAGCGGGTTCAACGCGGCCACCGGCCTGGTGACCTTGAGCGCCTACAACAACCGCAACAACCGGACGAACCTGTTCAGCCAGACCGATCTCGTCTGGGACAACCGGCTCGGCGGGATCGACCAGACCTTGCTGGTCGGTTTCGAGGTCGGCCGCGAGCGATCGCGCAACCGCCGCAACACCGGGACATTCGTTGGCGGGAATACGACCCCGATCACCGACCCCACGGTCGACCGGCCGGTGATCTTTGCTCCGGACGCCGACGATGCCGACAACCGCGTCAAGGTGACCGTCGCAGCGGCCTATGTCCAGGACCAGATCCGTCCGGCCGAATGGCTGGAGATCGTCGCAGGCCTTCGCTTCGACAGCTTCAAGGTCGCGGTGGACGACTTCCGCGCCGGCGGTACGGTGAGCCGTCGCGACGATCTATGGTCGCCCCGCCTCGGGCTCGTCCTCAAGCCGCAGCGCAACCTGTCGTTCTATGCGAGCTACAGCCGGTCCTACCTGCCGCAGTCGGGCGACCAGTTCAGCAGCCTGGACCCGCAGCGCGCCGCGCTGAAGCCCGAACGCTTCGACAATTACGAAGTCGGCGCCAAATGGGAAATCCTCGACGGGCTGCTCGCGACCGCCGCGCTGTACCAGCTCGACCGGAGCAACACGCGCGCATCCGATCCGCTCGATCCAACGCGCACCGTGCTGACCGGAATGCAGCGCAGCCGCGGGCTGGAGCTTGGCCTCGAGCGCAGCGTCACCAGCCGCTGGCTGATGTCGGCGGGCTATGCCCTTCAAAAGGCGAAGATCACCGAGACGACGGTTTCGGCTCCGGCGGGCCGCGAAGTCCCGCTCGTCCCGCGGCACAGCTTCTCGCTGTGGAACCGCTATGAGGTGACGAATGCGCTGGGCGTCGGGCTGGGCGTAATCGCCCGCTCGAAATCCTATGCGTCGATCAGTAACAACGTGCGCCTTCCAGGCTACGCGCGGATCGACGCTGCCGCTTTCTACAGGCTTCCCTACGGGCTCGAGGCGCAGCTGAACGTCGAGAATATCCTCGGCGCCCACTATTTCCCCACTGCGAGCAACGACAACAACATCGCGCCGGGAGCGCCGCGGACCGTGAAGCTGTCGCTAGGCTATCGCTTCTAG
- a CDS encoding chromosome segregation SMC family protein: MRIRRLKLSGFKSFVEPTELRIEPGLTGVVGPNGCGKSNLLEAIRWVMGEGSPKSLRGDGMEDVIFAGTATRPARDFAEVSMLVDRDSDEGESGEGEVTRRIERGAGSAYRIDGRDVRAKDVALLFADAATGAHSPALVSQGKIASIIAAKPTERRLLLEEAAGISGLHARRKDAEQKLRAAEANLARLSELLSDQEQRASTLRRQARAAERYRQLTDKIRSVEARLVHARWVEADQAAEQARLDAVAAEQEVEQLRSHIVELRAAQEKAEGELGLRRGATADARTRGNDIAHQLATARARRDTVARRLAELERLETATAEDIRREEALKADAGSAIAQLEEERAAIEKRLADGEGEAARVSAELGELETQSRDAEAALADLLARQAAMRAERRVAEAALEASRAHASRVQGERDKLKQQLDSMSDGSDNERTKGEAAARAEAAAKARAKAEEQLAGSEEQRSAAADARDEAETELAKARAALSAARSEHEALSRALQQSSGSSAVARLSAEAGYEKALAAALGDDADAEIGSDGARRWEGSEPTDGDPTLPNGLECLADHVKAPAEMLRRLRQVGVAETDQGQQLAVGQRLVTRDGRMRRWDGFVAEGAGAAAAERLIRANRLSDLARHLPQLEAAVAESEAKRKAALDRLERVRQDADTARSTALLAEREMREAERASDSAAAAIERLEAQRSALEQRLADLAPLAKASAEAVAAAEAALGGLADPAELEAEVQRARDAAGEAGKAVAEKRAEAATRARETSAARERHSTAGREQAEWHRRQSDAEQRLQQARERLNQQKEEHSSLETEPAALDEQVTALEQESAGSEAVVAQAAAAEREAEAALAEASGATSAASESSASARERRAAAQARSEAQESRRAEYARICLERFECVPQRLPEKMAFHPTEVVDPEAESAMLEKLTADRDRIGPVNLVAEQELAEIEGERLRGAAEADELTQAIHRLRGSIGSLNREGRVRLLEAFERVNQHFRSLFTTLFEGGQAHLELVESDDPLEAGLEIMAQPPGKRLQSLTLLSGGEQALTAIALIFALFLTNPAPICVLDEVDAPLDDANVERFCDLLDRMTQETDTRYLIVTHNAVTMSRMHRLYGVTMIEKGVSRLVSVDLGGAETLLAAE, translated from the coding sequence TTGCGCATCCGTCGCCTCAAGCTCAGCGGGTTCAAGAGCTTCGTCGAACCCACTGAGCTGAGGATCGAGCCGGGCCTTACCGGTGTCGTCGGCCCCAACGGCTGCGGCAAGTCGAACCTGCTCGAGGCGATCCGCTGGGTGATGGGCGAGGGCAGTCCCAAGTCGCTTCGCGGCGACGGGATGGAAGACGTGATCTTCGCCGGCACCGCCACTCGCCCCGCGCGCGATTTCGCCGAAGTGTCGATGCTCGTCGATCGCGACAGCGATGAAGGCGAAAGCGGCGAAGGCGAAGTCACGCGGAGGATCGAGCGAGGCGCAGGCTCCGCCTATCGGATCGACGGCCGCGACGTGCGGGCCAAGGACGTGGCTTTGCTGTTCGCCGATGCTGCGACCGGTGCGCATTCCCCGGCTCTCGTCAGCCAGGGCAAGATCGCGTCGATCATCGCGGCAAAACCGACCGAGCGGCGCCTGCTGCTGGAGGAAGCCGCTGGAATTTCCGGGCTTCACGCCCGCCGCAAGGATGCAGAGCAGAAGCTTCGCGCTGCGGAGGCGAATCTGGCGCGGCTATCGGAGCTTCTGAGCGACCAGGAGCAGCGTGCGTCTACACTCCGCCGCCAGGCCCGCGCTGCGGAGCGCTATCGCCAGCTCACCGACAAGATCCGCTCGGTCGAGGCGCGGCTGGTCCATGCCCGCTGGGTCGAGGCCGACCAGGCAGCCGAGCAGGCGAGGCTCGACGCCGTGGCTGCGGAGCAGGAAGTCGAGCAGCTTCGCAGCCACATCGTGGAGCTTCGGGCCGCGCAGGAGAAAGCGGAAGGGGAACTCGGGCTCCGCCGCGGGGCGACCGCCGACGCTCGGACTCGCGGGAATGACATCGCTCACCAGCTCGCCACGGCCCGCGCCCGCCGCGACACCGTCGCCCGGCGGCTTGCGGAGCTGGAGCGGCTGGAAACGGCAACGGCCGAGGACATTCGCCGCGAAGAGGCGCTCAAGGCCGACGCTGGGAGCGCGATCGCCCAGCTGGAGGAAGAGCGGGCTGCTATCGAGAAGCGGCTGGCCGACGGCGAGGGCGAAGCCGCGCGGGTGTCCGCTGAGCTCGGCGAGCTCGAAACCCAGTCGCGCGACGCGGAAGCGGCGCTGGCCGACCTGCTGGCTCGGCAGGCGGCCATGCGGGCAGAACGGCGCGTTGCCGAAGCAGCGCTGGAAGCTTCGCGGGCACATGCTTCGCGAGTCCAGGGCGAGCGGGACAAGCTGAAGCAGCAGCTCGATTCGATGTCGGACGGCTCCGACAATGAGCGGACCAAGGGCGAAGCCGCCGCTCGAGCCGAGGCGGCAGCGAAGGCTCGTGCAAAGGCGGAAGAGCAACTGGCAGGGTCCGAAGAGCAGCGCTCGGCAGCGGCCGATGCCCGCGACGAGGCTGAAACCGAGCTTGCGAAGGCAAGGGCGGCGCTATCCGCCGCGCGCTCCGAACATGAGGCCCTGTCGCGCGCGCTCCAGCAAAGCTCGGGCTCGTCGGCGGTTGCAAGGCTGAGCGCGGAAGCAGGATATGAGAAGGCGCTTGCAGCGGCGCTCGGCGACGATGCCGACGCCGAGATCGGCTCGGACGGCGCTCGCCGCTGGGAGGGCAGCGAACCGACGGACGGCGATCCAACGCTGCCCAATGGGCTGGAATGCCTTGCCGATCATGTGAAAGCGCCGGCGGAGATGCTTCGCAGGCTCCGGCAGGTCGGAGTCGCCGAGACGGACCAAGGACAGCAGCTCGCCGTCGGCCAGCGGCTGGTGACGCGCGATGGGCGCATGCGGCGCTGGGACGGCTTCGTCGCCGAGGGCGCCGGAGCGGCTGCGGCCGAACGCCTGATCCGGGCCAACAGGCTGTCCGACCTCGCCCGCCATTTGCCGCAGCTCGAAGCCGCCGTTGCCGAAAGCGAAGCCAAACGGAAAGCCGCGCTCGATCGGCTGGAGAGGGTCCGTCAGGACGCCGACACCGCTCGATCGACCGCGCTTCTGGCCGAGCGGGAGATGCGCGAGGCCGAGCGTGCAAGCGACAGCGCGGCCGCAGCGATCGAGCGGTTGGAGGCGCAAAGGAGCGCTCTCGAGCAGCGCCTCGCCGATCTCGCTCCATTGGCGAAAGCCTCAGCCGAGGCGGTCGCCGCCGCAGAAGCAGCGTTGGGCGGTCTTGCGGATCCGGCGGAGCTAGAGGCGGAGGTTCAGCGCGCGCGCGATGCGGCGGGAGAAGCCGGCAAGGCCGTCGCCGAAAAGCGTGCCGAAGCGGCGACCCGCGCGAGGGAGACATCGGCGGCGAGGGAACGCCACTCGACCGCGGGGCGCGAACAGGCCGAGTGGCATCGCCGCCAGTCCGATGCAGAACAGAGGCTCCAGCAGGCGCGCGAGCGGCTCAATCAGCAGAAGGAAGAGCATAGCTCGCTCGAGACCGAGCCAGCCGCTCTCGATGAGCAAGTGACGGCGCTCGAGCAGGAGAGCGCGGGAAGCGAAGCCGTGGTCGCCCAAGCCGCGGCGGCCGAGCGTGAAGCAGAAGCGGCCTTGGCCGAAGCGAGTGGGGCAACTTCGGCCGCGTCCGAATCCTCCGCCTCCGCGCGAGAGCGAAGGGCGGCGGCCCAGGCACGATCCGAAGCTCAAGAGTCACGACGTGCGGAATATGCCCGGATCTGCCTCGAGCGCTTCGAATGCGTCCCGCAGCGACTTCCGGAAAAAATGGCGTTCCACCCGACTGAGGTCGTCGACCCAGAGGCCGAATCGGCGATGCTCGAGAAGCTGACCGCCGACCGCGACCGGATCGGCCCTGTGAACCTGGTCGCCGAGCAGGAGCTTGCCGAGATCGAGGGCGAGCGCCTTCGCGGAGCGGCCGAGGCGGACGAGCTCACGCAGGCGATCCACCGCCTTCGCGGATCGATCGGCAGCCTCAACCGCGAAGGCCGGGTCCGGCTGCTCGAGGCGTTCGAGCGGGTGAATCAGCATTTCCGGAGCCTGTTCACTACGCTGTTCGAAGGCGGGCAGGCGCACCTTGAACTGGTCGAGAGCGACGACCCGCTGGAGGCGGGGCTGGAGATCATGGCGCAGCCGCCGGGCAAGCGGCTCCAGTCGCTGACCCTGCTTTCGGGCGGCGAGCAGGCGCTGACGGCAATCGCGCTGATCTTCGCACTGTTCCTGACGAACCCGGCGCCGATCTGCGTGCTCGACGAGGTCGACGCTCCGCTGGACGACGCCAATGTCGAGCGTTTCTGCGACCTGCTCGATCGGATGACGCAGGAGACGGACACCCGCTACCTGATCGTCACGCACAATGCGGTGACGATGAGCCGGATGCATCGGCTCTACGGAGTGACGATGATCGAGAAGGGCGTTAGCCGCCTGGTTTCGGTCGATCTTGGAGGCGCGGAGACACTGCTGGCAGCGGAATAG
- a CDS encoding thioredoxin domain-containing protein, protein MKPSHLLLAITAVLASGACNAEKGNDAAASVEDSGKPIAVKPPANGDWSSIVTATSAGGYRMGNPNAKIHLIEYGSMTCPHCRSFDENGVTPLTEKYVKPGKISYEFRNYVRDPFDIAASLIARCNGAKSFFPLARALYKDQPNWVAKIQAAPPAQLEALQSLGPDKQFLEIAKVADLQKWAAMRGVPTAKSTACLTNQASINQLVQMDSDVTAKYPDFPGTPTFIINGKLVELGPVTEAQVWPALESKIKAAMGG, encoded by the coding sequence ATGAAACCGAGCCATTTGCTTCTGGCGATAACCGCCGTCCTCGCGAGCGGAGCCTGCAACGCCGAAAAGGGTAACGACGCCGCCGCTTCAGTCGAGGATTCCGGCAAGCCGATCGCGGTAAAGCCGCCCGCCAACGGCGACTGGAGCAGCATCGTCACTGCCACCAGCGCCGGCGGCTACCGGATGGGCAATCCCAACGCGAAGATCCACCTGATCGAGTACGGATCGATGACCTGCCCGCACTGCCGGTCGTTCGACGAGAACGGGGTCACTCCGCTCACCGAGAAATATGTGAAGCCGGGCAAGATCAGCTACGAATTCCGCAATTACGTCCGCGATCCGTTCGACATCGCGGCCTCGCTGATCGCCCGGTGCAACGGCGCCAAGAGCTTCTTCCCGCTCGCCCGCGCGCTGTACAAGGACCAGCCCAACTGGGTCGCCAAGATCCAGGCTGCACCGCCCGCGCAGCTCGAGGCGCTCCAGAGCCTTGGGCCGGACAAGCAGTTCCTCGAAATTGCGAAGGTCGCCGACCTTCAGAAATGGGCGGCGATGCGCGGAGTGCCGACGGCCAAAAGCACGGCCTGCCTGACCAACCAGGCGTCGATCAACCAGCTGGTCCAGATGGATAGCGACGTAACCGCCAAATATCCGGACTTCCCGGGCACCCCGACCTTCATCATTAACGGCAAGCTGGTTGAGCTTGGGCCGGTGACGGAGGCGCAGGTGTGGCCTGCGCTCGAGTCCAAGATCAAGGCGGCGATGGGCGGATAA
- a CDS encoding DUF721 domain-containing protein: MAKRVGKSSDNDAPRHGRARAAGELIGNAGGVAFRRFGFIQGSVVSRWTEIVGERYAKVSSPESIRFPTGKRYGGVLSIVVQGAHAPLMQHLAPVIVERVNRFFGYAAVAKLSFRQGTPMAREESPKRPQLAPVPKELGEGLREIVDPELRACLEALAARIEASDGPPEVDSPKPDRIPTTGVNQ; the protein is encoded by the coding sequence ATGGCGAAGAGGGTGGGAAAAAGCAGCGACAATGACGCGCCGCGCCATGGCCGTGCGCGCGCCGCCGGCGAGCTGATCGGCAATGCCGGCGGAGTCGCGTTCCGCCGCTTCGGCTTCATCCAGGGCTCCGTCGTCAGCCGCTGGACCGAGATCGTCGGCGAGCGCTACGCCAAGGTCTCCTCGCCCGAATCCATCCGCTTTCCCACCGGCAAGAGATATGGCGGAGTATTGAGCATCGTCGTCCAGGGGGCGCACGCCCCGCTGATGCAGCATCTCGCTCCGGTGATCGTCGAGCGGGTGAACAGATTTTTCGGCTATGCCGCCGTTGCAAAGCTCTCGTTCAGGCAGGGCACGCCAATGGCGCGCGAAGAGTCGCCGAAGCGGCCGCAGCTTGCGCCGGTGCCGAAGGAACTAGGAGAGGGCTTGCGCGAAATCGTCGATCCCGAGCTTCGTGCGTGCCTGGAAGCCCTTGCGGCCCGCATCGAGGCAAGCGATGGGCCTCCGGAGGTCGATTCCCCAAAACCCGACAGGATTCCAACAACTGGAGTGAACCAGTAA